One genomic region from Campylobacter sp. RM5004 encodes:
- a CDS encoding Ig-like domain-containing protein, with translation MAEAGKIIKLTGDVKAVNELSEKSLNLGDIVLLNDTIKTIGENASVDIELSSGRVLHIAGDNVAKLDKSILSNDSFENEAAIDDKINSLINNIVNNNGEIELDATAAGDAGATTATGTLNDVVFAQSGSESEVYADVLSREVDGAIITTNNTINGVNLEQVAEEVANVVIPETKPEEKPEEGNGEDITNPDNGNNNPEEGNGNNTPEEKPEEKPEEGNGNNQPEEGNGDNNQPETKPEEKPEEGNGEDITNPDNGNNNPEEGNGNNTPEEKPNNLTANVYDSNSNIVDNKLTNGTEFIIKGSGATPNSEVIINLAGIKPDGNPGQIFFPVKVIADENGNFSCSFDLSNSDLLYQYQVENGENSVNSSFMVDNIAPEITDSKAEVVDDNIVISGKTEPEATITAPNGDKVVADKDGNFEITIPNNGDNKVEISVTDKVGNTNENTTTIDVIQPEVKPEAPLFDNLIITEINGDETVSDDLAKVDSDKLVINGKLENFTGKAGDYEFNITSNIIGSDSNSTKVIAKVDENGNFTFTLDTNVTTNDQGAIRVEFDGKTDTVRVESVATETKPEEKPETPLFDKLVITEVNGDETVSDDLAKVDSDKLVINGKLENFTGKAGEYEFDINSNIINTDNFLTKVIAQVDENGNFTFTLDTNVTKNLQGLIAVEFNGNHDVVRIEYSATETKPETPADTEAPVISGVTATPTEDGKFVIEGNTEPDAVVTITKPDGSKEEVKADANGDFKFELDNVKDGDKFDLVAKDEAGNVSNSVDVVASIPNTETPEEPVNPTFDNLIITEINGDETVSDDLAKVDSDKLVINGKLENFTGKAGDYEFNITSNIIGSDSNSTKVIAEVDENGNFTFTLDTNVTTNDQGAIRVEFDGKTDTVRVESVATKPEEPAEINVELTYKDGSLVNANDTIKDTIIVKGEVSGIPDGTQLIISISDSPYDGAGIGTVEVVNGRFELPFTPEQGIEGKFVISAFNKDYGSSTTIEFNIDTKAPVLEEITGTPQEDGSYVVSGKTEPNTTVIINGKETTSDANGEFNLSLDNVANKDKITIEAVDKVGNKSSSELVAGIVETPNTSSNGMKVTIYTGNEEGALADQTPRQSGESETDRTPTFVGEFDGKGLQSVLVAIADASGELVATREVFAMNGKFIFTADLECNKFGDYTYSFIVSGTSIKGEVVFGYVDNQVSNDNNNANNGDNSQGSSNGGIINIEKPEVPSVENKLNVKVYEGDETGYFNNLKELNNGASTYDTTPTIMGNSGAAYDQILIVLEKLEGPIGTAGWKQIYPTFANEKGDFGYTINLTNVLEGSAWESGTYKITVISDKTGSMYDQTFTIMPNLGNDNTQDNTTNDDVIVDSGNNQGSSNGGIINIEIPSYNDVHNDGQAHSITIDENIYYQFNNLSPLEKINGYDTEHAPAIKGSATPGMDVLVYLINDTTGEKVYTQFKVPQSGEFDISLGGEAGNSYHYEIYESVECKPVGEPAVSHSFNVVKQNSFIEFDKGILSADEGLNIPEIKNEANKNAENEVKVDDILDTQKDIFNETISQAGKVQEGYINISLSAYDVASKELTQIDEFNKINHHS, from the coding sequence ATGGCAGAAGCTGGAAAAATTATTAAATTAACAGGCGATGTTAAAGCTGTTAATGAACTTAGTGAAAAGTCACTAAATTTAGGAGATATAGTATTATTAAACGATACTATTAAAACAATCGGAGAAAATGCTAGTGTTGATATAGAACTTAGCAGTGGCAGAGTTTTACACATAGCAGGCGATAATGTTGCTAAATTAGATAAGAGTATTTTATCAAATGATAGCTTTGAAAATGAAGCTGCAATTGATGATAAAATTAATAGCTTAATAAATAATATAGTAAATAATAATGGCGAAATTGAGCTTGATGCAACTGCTGCAGGTGATGCAGGTGCGACTACTGCAACAGGAACTTTAAATGATGTAGTATTTGCACAATCAGGTAGCGAGAGTGAAGTTTATGCAGATGTTTTATCAAGAGAAGTTGATGGAGCAATTATTACTACAAACAATACAATAAATGGTGTAAATTTAGAGCAGGTTGCTGAAGAAGTAGCTAACGTTGTTATACCAGAAACTAAACCTGAAGAAAAACCAGAAGAAGGCAATGGTGAAGATATAACAAATCCTGACAATGGCAATAATAATCCTGAAGAAGGTAATGGAAATAACACTCCAGAAGAAAAACCTGAAGAAAAGCCAGAAGAAGGAAACGGAAACAATCAACCTGAAGAAGGTAATGGTGATAATAATCAACCAGAAACTAAACCTGAAGAAAAACCAGAAGAAGGCAATGGCGAAGATATAACAAACCCTGACAATGGCAATAATAATCCTGAAGAAGGTAATGGAAATAACACTCCGGAAGAAAAACCAAACAATCTAACTGCTAATGTATATGATAGCAATTCAAATATAGTAGATAATAAATTAACAAATGGAACAGAATTCATTATTAAAGGTAGCGGTGCAACACCTAATTCTGAAGTTATAATTAATTTAGCAGGTATTAAACCAGATGGTAATCCAGGTCAAATTTTCTTCCCTGTAAAAGTTATAGCAGATGAAAATGGTAATTTTAGTTGCAGTTTTGATTTATCAAATAGTGATTTATTATATCAATACCAAGTAGAAAATGGAGAAAATAGCGTTAATAGCTCATTTATGGTAGATAATATCGCTCCTGAGATTACAGATTCTAAAGCAGAAGTTGTAGATGATAACATAGTAATATCAGGTAAAACAGAGCCTGAAGCAACAATTACTGCTCCAAATGGAGATAAAGTAGTAGCGGATAAAGATGGTAATTTTGAAATTACTATTCCAAATAACGGCGATAATAAAGTAGAAATTAGTGTAACTGATAAAGTTGGTAATACTAATGAAAATACAACTACAATAGATGTAATTCAACCTGAAGTTAAACCAGAAGCTCCATTATTTGACAATCTAATCATTACAGAAATCAACGGAGATGAAACTGTAAGCGATGATTTAGCTAAAGTTGATAGCGATAAATTAGTAATTAATGGTAAGCTTGAAAACTTTACAGGTAAAGCAGGTGATTATGAGTTTAATATTACAAGCAATATCATAGGAAGTGATTCAAATAGCACTAAAGTTATAGCTAAAGTTGATGAGAATGGAAACTTCACATTTACATTAGATACAAATGTAACTACAAACGATCAAGGTGCTATTAGAGTTGAGTTTGATGGCAAAACTGATACAGTAAGAGTTGAAAGTGTTGCGACTGAAACTAAACCAGAAGAAAAACCAGAAACTCCATTATTTGATAAATTAGTAATTACAGAAGTAAATGGAGATGAAACTGTAAGCGATGACTTAGCTAAAGTTGATAGCGATAAATTAGTAATTAATGGTAAGCTTGAAAACTTCACAGGTAAAGCAGGTGAATACGAGTTTGATATTAATAGTAATATTATCAATACTGATAATTTCTTAACAAAAGTTATAGCTCAAGTTGATGAGAATGGAAATTTCACATTTACATTAGACACAAATGTTACAAAAAATTTACAAGGCTTAATTGCGGTTGAATTTAATGGCAATCACGATGTTGTTAGAATAGAATACTCAGCAACAGAAACTAAACCAGAAACTCCAGCTGATACAGAAGCACCTGTAATTAGTGGTGTAACTGCAACTCCAACTGAAGATGGTAAATTTGTAATAGAAGGAAATACAGAACCAGATGCAGTAGTAACAATTACTAAACCTGATGGAAGTAAAGAAGAAGTTAAAGCTGATGCTAATGGTGATTTCAAATTCGAACTTGATAACGTAAAAGATGGCGATAAGTTTGACTTAGTTGCAAAAGATGAAGCAGGTAATGTAAGCAATAGTGTAGATGTAGTAGCATCTATTCCAAATACAGAAACTCCAGAAGAGCCAGTAAATCCTACATTTGACAATCTAATTATTACAGAAATCAACGGAGATGAAACTGTAAGCGATGATTTAGCTAAAGTTGATAGCGATAAATTAGTAATTAATGGTAAGCTTGAAAACTTTACAGGTAAAGCAGGTGATTATGAGTTTAATATTACAAGCAATATCATAGGAAGTGATTCAAATAGCACTAAAGTTATAGCTGAAGTTGATGAGAATGGAAACTTCACATTTACATTAGATACAAATGTAACTACAAACGATCAAGGTGCTATTAGAGTTGAGTTTGATGGCAAAACTGATACAGTAAGAGTTGAAAGTGTTGCAACTAAACCAGAAGAGCCAGCTGAGATAAATGTAGAACTTACTTATAAAGATGGTAGTTTAGTAAATGCAAATGATACTATTAAAGATACTATCATAGTTAAGGGTGAAGTAAGTGGTATTCCAGATGGAACACAACTTATTATTTCAATAAGCGATAGTCCTTATGATGGTGCAGGTATAGGAACTGTAGAAGTAGTTAATGGTAGGTTTGAATTACCTTTCACACCTGAGCAAGGTATTGAGGGTAAATTTGTTATTTCTGCATTTAACAAAGATTATGGCAGTAGCACAACTATAGAATTTAATATTGATACAAAAGCACCTGTTTTAGAAGAAATTACAGGAACACCACAAGAAGATGGAAGCTATGTTGTAAGTGGTAAAACAGAGCCAAATACAACTGTTATTATTAATGGCAAAGAAACAACTTCAGATGCAAATGGAGAATTTAATTTAAGTCTTGATAATGTTGCTAATAAAGACAAAATCACAATTGAAGCAGTGGATAAAGTAGGAAATAAATCAAGCTCAGAACTAGTAGCTGGTATTGTTGAGACTCCAAACACTTCAAGCAACGGTATGAAAGTAACAATCTACACAGGTAACGAAGAAGGTGCTTTAGCAGACCAAACTCCAAGACAAAGTGGAGAAAGTGAAACAGATAGAACTCCTACATTTGTTGGAGAATTTGATGGTAAAGGCTTACAATCAGTATTAGTTGCAATTGCTGATGCAAGTGGAGAATTAGTAGCTACAAGAGAAGTATTTGCAATGAATGGTAAGTTTATATTCACAGCTGATTTAGAGTGCAATAAATTTGGTGATTATACTTATAGCTTTATAGTATCAGGCACAAGCATTAAAGGTGAAGTAGTATTTGGTTATGTTGATAATCAAGTAAGCAATGATAACAATAATGCTAATAATGGTGACAATAGCCAAGGAAGTAGCAATGGTGGTATTATTAATATTGAAAAACCAGAAGTTCCAAGTGTTGAAAATAAACTAAATGTAAAAGTTTATGAAGGTGATGAGACAGGATATTTTAATAACTTAAAAGAATTAAATAATGGTGCAAGCACTTATGATACAACTCCAACAATTATGGGTAATAGCGGTGCAGCATATGATCAAATTTTAATTGTTTTAGAAAAACTAGAAGGACCAATAGGAACAGCAGGTTGGAAACAAATCTATCCAACATTTGCTAATGAAAAAGGAGACTTTGGTTATACAATTAATCTTACTAATGTATTAGAAGGTAGTGCTTGGGAAAGCGGAACTTATAAAATTACTGTAATAAGTGATAAAACAGGTTCTATGTATGATCAAACATTTACAATTATGCCAAATCTAGGAAATGACAATACACAAGATAACACTACAAATGATGATGTAATTGTAGATAGTGGAAACAACCAAGGAAGCAGTAATGGTGGTATTATTAATATTGAAATACCTTCATATAATGATGTGCACAATGATGGACAAGCTCATAGTATAACAATTGATGAGAATATATACTATCAATTCAATAATCTAAGTCCATTAGAAAAAATAAATGGCTATGATACAGAGCATGCTCCAGCTATAAAAGGAAGTGCAACTCCTGGAATGGATGTTTTAGTTTATCTAATTAACGACACCACAGGAGAAAAAGTTTATACTCAATTTAAAGTTCCACAAAGTGGTGAGTTTGATATATCACTTGGTGGGGAAGCTGGTAATTCATATCACTATGAAATTTATGAAAGTGTTGAATGCAAACCAGTAGGAGAGCCAGCTGTAAGCCACTCATTTAATGTAGTAAAACAAAATAGCTTTATAGAATTTGATAAGGGTATTTTAAGTGCCGATGAAGGTCTTAATATTCCTGAGATTAAAAATGAAGCTAATAAAAATGCAGAAAATGAAGTTAAAGTTGATGATATCCTAGATACACAAAAAGATATCTTTAATGAAACAATCAGCCAAGCTGGTAAAGTGCAAGAAGGTTATATTAATATTAGCCTAAGCGCATACGATGTAGCTTCTAAAGAGCTTACACAAATTGATGAATTTAACAAAATTAATCATCACTCTTAA
- a CDS encoding VOC family protein → MKKLSPNLFVTSVNKSILFYEKLGFCVEQKIGDENSLVWASMKSCDAEIMLQDINSTKEEFAFLANGELKATLTLFMQTDDLEKDYKAMKEINAKIIKDIYETFYGTKEFVVQDFDGYVCVIAEKL, encoded by the coding sequence ATGAAAAAATTAAGTCCGAATTTGTTTGTAACGAGTGTAAATAAGTCAATTTTATTTTATGAAAAGCTTGGATTTTGTGTAGAGCAAAAGATAGGAGATGAAAACAGCTTAGTATGGGCTTCTATGAAAAGCTGTGATGCTGAAATAATGCTACAAGATATAAATAGTACTAAAGAAGAGTTTGCGTTCCTTGCTAATGGCGAATTAAAGGCAACTTTGACCCTTTTTATGCAAACTGATGATTTGGAAAAAGACTATAAAGCTATGAAAGAAATAAACGCAAAAATCATAAAAGATATTTATGAGACATTTTACGGCACGAAAGAATTTGTGGTGCAAGATTTTGATGGTTATGTATGTGTAATCGCCGAGAAGCTTTAA
- a CDS encoding LysR family transcriptional regulator has protein sequence MDIKVLKYFVESARKNSISKAANELNLTQPTLSRQLKDLEFELGYKLFVRTNYNIVLTKEGEILYKRACDILDLFDKTKKEFESLKAFNGGDVYIGCAETIGISKIAKVAKKLQKHNIKFHLFSGNYESVLEKLNNSLIDFAVIIQDFNVDDFSFVDLKHSDDWGILAKKSSKLSKRDFIEAWDLFNIPLIISRQGFTQELPDILRQNKDRLNVVATYDLLFNAAMFVKQGLGYALCINNLISDEQMCFIPLKPKVSSNLKLIYKNDKLSKPATIFLNELKKSLKLSK, from the coding sequence ATGGATATTAAAGTGCTTAAATATTTCGTTGAATCTGCTAGAAAAAACAGCATTAGCAAAGCTGCAAACGAGCTAAACCTAACCCAACCAACGCTTTCAAGACAGCTAAAGGATTTGGAATTTGAATTAGGATATAAGCTTTTTGTAAGGACAAATTATAATATCGTGCTTACAAAAGAAGGCGAGATTTTATACAAAAGAGCTTGTGATATTTTGGATTTATTTGATAAGACCAAAAAAGAGTTTGAGAGCCTAAAAGCCTTTAATGGTGGCGATGTTTATATAGGATGTGCTGAAACAATAGGCATTAGCAAGATAGCAAAAGTAGCCAAAAAACTACAAAAACACAATATAAAATTTCATCTTTTTAGTGGAAATTATGAAAGCGTTTTAGAAAAATTAAACAATTCTTTGATTGATTTTGCTGTGATAATTCAAGATTTTAATGTAGATGATTTTAGTTTTGTAGATTTAAAACATAGCGATGATTGGGGGATTTTGGCAAAAAAGAGCTCAAAGCTTTCAAAGCGTGATTTTATAGAGGCTTGGGATTTATTTAACATACCGCTAATCATCTCAAGGCAAGGTTTTACGCAAGAATTACCAGACATTCTAAGACAAAATAAAGATAGGCTAAATGTGGTAGCCACTTATGATTTGCTTTTTAATGCTGCTATGTTTGTAAAGCAGGGCTTAGGCTATGCTTTGTGTATAAATAATCTAATAAGTGATGAGCAAATGTGTTTTATACCGCTAAAACCAAAGGTTAGCTCAAATCTAAAGCTAATTTATAAAAACGATAAATTATCAAAACCCGCAACAATTTTTTTAAACGAACTCAAAAAATCACTAAAGCTTAGCAAATAG
- a CDS encoding sulfatase-like hydrolase/transferase yields MLRLNPILFNFILSLYIFFMNYFSMLNFLSSKINDYVFLLISYAIFFLLIFLAINILCFFRFFAYFFYVLLVISTGFAMYFVSTYGVVIDTIMIHSLFATDIKEANDFLSWHFFVFIFLSVVLPLILLKFLRIKANCKKSQLLMILINIIALVGILFASSKTLIPFLRANDIIRYYNVPFYQFYSSYKLAKMYFTPKKELQKISLDAKMNDDNMSKTFILVVGETARAKNYSLGGYTKNDTNFYTKDLGVHYFSNFSSCGTATAQSLPCMFSIHNRVDFSKTENYENVLSVLNRFIDVHWLDNNTGGCKGVCSGIKSIIKAKDYDGWLVDSASELLANKKDKNTLIIVHLQGSHGPSYYLRYPKEFEKFKPICNTNKLQECSEEALYNTYDNTLLYTDYLISKLIKLLEKDNADKKALFYLSDHGESLGENGFYLHGIPYYLAPKEQIQIPAILWMNYEYVNKNKLVFDLSQDNLFSTLLGFFNISTKDYKNNYDLFNDNLENNL; encoded by the coding sequence ATGCTAAGGCTAAATCCCATATTATTTAATTTTATTTTAAGTTTATATATATTTTTTATGAATTATTTTTCTATGCTTAATTTTTTATCAAGCAAGATAAATGATTATGTATTTTTGTTAATTTCTTATGCAATTTTCTTTTTGCTTATATTTTTAGCTATTAATATTTTATGTTTTTTTAGATTTTTTGCATATTTCTTTTATGTTTTATTGGTAATTAGCACGGGATTTGCTATGTATTTTGTAAGCACTTATGGTGTAGTAATTGATACTATTATGATTCATAGCTTATTTGCTACTGATATTAAAGAAGCCAATGATTTTTTATCTTGGCATTTTTTTGTATTTATATTTTTAAGCGTAGTTTTACCATTAATATTATTAAAGTTTTTAAGAATTAAAGCAAATTGTAAAAAATCTCAATTGCTCATGATTTTAATAAATATCATTGCTTTAGTGGGAATATTATTTGCTAGTTCAAAAACCCTTATACCTTTTTTAAGAGCAAATGATATTATTAGGTATTACAATGTTCCTTTTTATCAATTTTATTCAAGCTATAAATTAGCAAAAATGTATTTTACTCCTAAAAAAGAGTTACAAAAAATAAGCCTTGATGCGAAAATGAATGATGATAATATGAGTAAAACTTTTATTTTAGTAGTTGGTGAGACTGCAAGGGCTAAGAATTATTCTTTAGGCGGATATACTAAAAATGATACTAATTTTTATACTAAGGATTTAGGAGTTCATTATTTTTCTAATTTTTCATCTTGCGGGACTGCTACGGCTCAGTCTTTGCCTTGTATGTTTTCAATTCATAATAGAGTAGATTTTTCTAAAACTGAAAATTATGAAAATGTTTTAAGTGTTTTAAATCGCTTCATAGATGTTCATTGGCTTGATAATAATACAGGCGGGTGTAAAGGCGTTTGCAGCGGAATAAAATCAATTATAAAAGCAAAGGATTATGATGGTTGGTTAGTTGATAGTGCTAGTGAATTATTAGCAAATAAAAAAGATAAAAATACTTTAATAATAGTGCATTTACAAGGTTCTCATGGGCCAAGCTATTATTTAAGATATCCAAAAGAATTTGAAAAATTTAAGCCGATTTGTAATACAAATAAACTTCAAGAATGTAGCGAAGAGGCTTTATATAATACTTATGATAATACCTTGCTTTATACTGATTATTTAATTTCTAAATTAATTAAGCTTTTAGAAAAAGATAATGCAGATAAAAAAGCTTTATTTTATTTAAGTGATCATGGAGAGAGTTTAGGCGAAAATGGGTTTTATTTACACGGAATACCGTATTATTTAGCACCGAAAGAGCAAATTCAAATTCCAGCAATTTTGTGGATGAATTATGAATATGTAAATAAAAATAAGTTAGTTTTTGATTTATCTCAAGATAATTTATTTAGCACTTTGTTAGGATTTTTTAATATTTCTACAAAAGATTATAAAAATAATTATGATTTATTTAATGATAATTTAGAAAATAATTTATAG
- a CDS encoding TfoX/Sxy family protein — MASSKEYLEYVLELFNEPSISYKYMFGEYALYFKDKIIGGIFDNQLLLKPTKSVLNYIKESTLVLPYDGAKTKMVLFDKEDSELLNTIVLAMYKELPNPKKKPKKA, encoded by the coding sequence ATGGCAAGTAGTAAAGAGTATTTGGAATATGTTTTAGAGCTTTTTAATGAGCCAAGCATAAGTTATAAATATATGTTTGGAGAATATGCTTTGTATTTTAAAGATAAAATCATAGGTGGGATTTTTGATAATCAACTACTTTTAAAACCAACAAAATCAGTGCTAAATTATATAAAAGAGTCAACGCTAGTTTTACCCTACGACGGGGCAAAAACTAAAATGGTTTTGTTTGATAAAGAAGATAGCGAGCTTTTAAACACAATAGTTTTAGCAATGTATAAAGAACTTCCAAATCCTAAGAAAAAGCCTAAAAAAGCTTAA
- a CDS encoding LysR family transcriptional regulator, translating to MDIKVLKYFVESARKNSISKAANELNLTQPTLSRQLKDLEFELGYKLFCIINILLILILTIN from the coding sequence ATGGATATTAAAGTGCTTAAATATTTCGTTGAATCTGCTAGAAAAAACAGCATTAGCAAAGCTGCAAATGAGCTAAACCTAACCCAGCCAACGCTTTCAAGACAGCTAAAGGATTTGGAATTTGAATTAGGATATAAGCTTTTTTGTATTATTAATATACTCTTAATTCTTATTCTGACAATAAATTAA
- a CDS encoding tetratricopeptide repeat protein — protein MKKLLLFLCVLAYADLYDTKDYAKAYPILKKECNKDNANSCYKLGKMNEFGLGTGISYSYAYKYYKKSCDLNNKEACGELGKMYYLGLGVEKNIKKANELLENACKNDVYSACDSYAYLQKTEYKVFKQDELLKACNGGIASSCVEIADKISPIQGIDLYLRACGLGDDLACQMAANWYITSQAVNNKIANFSDLSDKECRNNNYKACNSIANVYRNLNNIEKAKEYYDLACKLDDSNSCSSLAVIQEQSKEFELGIKNYKKACDLKDSYSCARLGFMYKEGLKDNDKTYIKENASKSKKYFKQACELGNTRVCE, from the coding sequence ATGAAGAAATTATTGTTATTTTTATGTGTTTTAGCTTATGCTGATTTGTATGATACAAAAGATTATGCAAAAGCTTATCCTATATTAAAAAAAGAATGCAATAAAGACAACGCTAATTCTTGCTACAAATTAGGAAAAATGAATGAGTTTGGCTTAGGAACTGGGATTTCTTATTCTTATGCTTATAAATATTATAAAAAATCTTGCGATTTAAATAATAAAGAAGCTTGTGGAGAGCTTGGAAAAATGTATTATTTAGGCTTAGGGGTTGAAAAAAATATCAAAAAAGCAAATGAATTATTAGAAAATGCTTGTAAAAATGATGTTTATAGTGCTTGTGATTCTTATGCTTATTTGCAAAAAACAGAATATAAAGTATTTAAACAAGACGAGTTATTAAAAGCTTGTAATGGTGGAATAGCAAGTTCTTGTGTTGAGATTGCTGATAAAATAAGTCCTATTCAAGGAATAGATTTATATTTAAGAGCTTGTGGTTTAGGAGATGATTTAGCTTGTCAAATGGCTGCTAATTGGTATATTACTTCTCAAGCAGTAAATAATAAAATAGCTAATTTTTCGGATTTAAGCGATAAAGAATGCAGAAATAATAACTACAAAGCTTGCAATTCAATTGCTAATGTTTATAGAAATTTAAACAATATAGAAAAAGCTAAAGAATATTATGATTTAGCTTGTAAATTAGATGATAGCAATTCTTGCTCTAGCTTAGCAGTTATTCAAGAACAGAGCAAAGAATTTGAATTAGGAATTAAGAATTATAAAAAAGCTTGTGATTTAAAAGATTCTTATTCATGCGCTAGACTTGGATTTATGTATAAAGAAGGCTTAAAAGATAATGATAAAACATATATAAAAGAAAATGCTTCAAAATCTAAAAAATATTTTAAACAAGCTTGTGAGTTAGGAAATACTAGAGTTTGTGAATAA
- a CDS encoding iron-containing alcohol dehydrogenase: MINNFIFHNPTKIYFGDEVKANLSLELANYGKNVVLVYGCGSVVKNGIFDEVNEVLKKLGKNIAYIDNVMPNPTLKKLEDGVKIARTHKADFILALGGGSVCDYSKALAASINYDGDFWQEYFINQSEPKCDVVPLGCVLTMCGTGSEMNSGSVITNEQTHQKIGKVFQDRRVFPKFSIINPKYTLTLSKYQMVNGIYDAFNHICEQYFSDDFDNVSDYVAEGLMRSIIVASKKAIKNPNDYEARSNIAWASTLALNTLIHCAKSGDWMVHMIGQAIGGVTNATHGESLSAISLAYYEYILPYNVLKFKRFAVNVWGVSDDEDDLKVALNGLKAMREWMCELGLSINLKGILDESLIDEVVKNTFILNGGYKELDANEIALVLKNSL, encoded by the coding sequence ATGATAAACAATTTTATATTTCATAACCCTACCAAAATATATTTTGGCGATGAAGTAAAGGCAAATTTATCTTTAGAGCTTGCAAACTATGGTAAAAATGTGGTTTTAGTCTATGGCTGTGGCTCGGTAGTTAAAAACGGCATTTTTGATGAAGTAAATGAAGTTTTAAAAAAGTTAGGTAAAAACATAGCTTATATTGATAATGTTATGCCAAATCCAACTTTAAAAAAGCTTGAAGATGGAGTAAAGATAGCAAGAACTCATAAGGCTGATTTTATACTTGCTTTAGGTGGTGGCTCGGTGTGTGATTATTCTAAGGCTTTGGCTGCTAGTATAAATTATGATGGGGATTTTTGGCAAGAGTATTTTATAAATCAATCTGAGCCAAAATGCGATGTAGTGCCGCTTGGCTGTGTGCTTACTATGTGTGGGACTGGCTCTGAGATGAATAGTGGAAGCGTTATTACAAACGAGCAAACTCATCAAAAAATAGGCAAAGTTTTTCAAGATAGAAGAGTTTTTCCAAAGTTTTCAATCATCAATCCAAAATATACGCTAACTCTTAGCAAATACCAAATGGTAAATGGAATTTATGATGCGTTTAATCATATTTGTGAGCAGTATTTTTCTGATGATTTTGATAATGTGAGTGACTATGTGGCTGAAGGGCTTATGCGTTCAATCATCGTTGCTAGTAAAAAAGCTATCAAAAATCCAAATGATTATGAAGCAAGAAGCAACATAGCATGGGCTAGCACTTTAGCACTAAATACGCTAATTCATTGTGCTAAAAGCGGGGATTGGATGGTGCATATGATAGGTCAAGCAATAGGCGGCGTAACAAATGCAACGCACGGAGAAAGTCTAAGTGCCATAAGCCTTGCTTATTATGAATATATATTGCCTTATAATGTTTTAAAGTTTAAAAGATTTGCCGTAAATGTCTGGGGTGTAAGCGATGATGAAGATGATTTAAAGGTCGCTTTAAATGGGCTAAAAGCTATGCGTGAGTGGATGTGTGAGCTAGGACTTAGTATAAACTTAAAGGGTATTTTAGATGAGAGTTTGATAGATGAAGTGGTGAAAAATACCTTTATTTTAAATGGTGGATATAAGGAATTAGATGCAAATGAGATTGCTTTGGTGCTTAAAAACAGCTTGTAA
- a CDS encoding cyclophilin-like fold protein yields the protein MRLLWCLKTACKSVVLIGIWFMFSGFVYVKINDVELKIKLEQNSSARAFYDLVKSGDEKIIMSDYGGFEKVGKLSQKLPTNDKFFKAKALDVILYNANYLVIYYDDNSWSFTKLGKIINISEDELKKLLGKGEINARFYVKEDK from the coding sequence ATGAGATTGCTTTGGTGCTTAAAAACAGCTTGTAAAAGTGTGGTTTTGATAGGAATTTGGTTTATGTTTAGTGGTTTTGTTTATGTAAAGATAAATGATGTGGAGCTAAAAATCAAGCTTGAGCAAAACTCATCTGCAAGGGCTTTTTATGACTTAGTAAAAAGTGGCGATGAAAAAATAATCATGAGTGATTATGGTGGGTTTGAAAAGGTGGGAAAGCTTAGTCAGAAACTTCCCACAAATGATAAGTTTTTTAAAGCTAAAGCACTTGATGTGATTTTATATAATGCTAATTATTTGGTGATTTATTATGATGATAATTCATGGAGCTTTACTAAGCTTGGCAAGATTATAAATATAAGCGAAGATGAGCTTAAAAAGCTTTTAGGAAAAGGTGAAATAAACGCAAGGTTTTATGTAAAGGAAGATAAATGA